The Mesoterricola silvestris sequence AGGGGCTGTCGGCAAACCGAAGGCTATGAATAGCTAGGTTGTACTCATGGTTCGAAAGCGTTATCCAGGTTCCACAAGGAGGTGGCTGGATGCCGAGGAGCTTTCTGACCGACGTGATGTGGGACAAGTTGGTTCCGTTGCTGCCGCCAGAGAAGGGCGAGACGGGGCGACCCTACAACGCGCACCGGCCTTGGCTTGAGGCCATTCTGTGGAAGCATCGGACGGGAGCTCCTTGGAGAGATCTTCCTGAGGAGTTCGGGTCATGGAGGAGCATTTACAGTCGGTTCAATCGCTGGAGCAAGGTAGGGCTCTGGCAGGCTGCGCTGGAGGTGTTACGGCAAGATGCAGACACAGAGTGGCTGATGATCGATTCCACAGTAATTCGTGCCCACCAACATGCCTCCGGGGCTGAAAAAGGGGGCTCCAAAACCAGGCTATCGGCCGATCGCGAGGTGGATTGTCCACCAAAGTGCACCTGGTCTGCGATAGCCACGGGAACCCCATCGACTTCGTCCTGACCGGTGGTCAAACCCACGACTGCACACAATCCTGCACGCTCCTGATGGGACGGACTGCTGTGGCAGTGCTCGCCGACAAAGGGTATGACGACAACCGGACTCGGAGCACCATCCAGGAGATGGGGGCAGAGGTGGTCATCCCCTCGAGGTTATGCCGGAAGGTGCCCATCGACTATGATGCCTTCCTATACCGGGCGCGCCACGCAGTGGAGAATCTGTTTGCCAAGATGAAGCATTTCCGCAGCCTGGCCACAAGGTACGACAAGACGACCAGGAACTACGCCGCCATGGTCGCGATCGCGTGTCTGGTCATCTGGCTCAAGCTTTGACAAGTCAGTCTTTATCCTGCTTTTTCCCAAACATCCAATTCATCCCTGTTCGAACCCAGTAGCGGTGTGTCGACACTTTGGGGTTTTGGAGGCACGCCATGCCTATCCAGGACCCGCTCACACAGCAAATCATTGGCTTCTGCTACCGAATTGCGAACACCCTGGGCCACGGATTCGTCGAGAAGGTCTACGAGAACGCCCTGGCCTTCGAATTCCGAAAGGCGAGGCTCGCCTTTGCCCAGCAGCAAAAGGTCGAAGTGTTCTACGAGGGCGAAAGGGTTGGGCACTACAAGGCCGACCTCATTGTGGAAAGGCGGGTCATCGTAGAGGTCAAGGCCATCCAGGCCCTGAGCGAGGTTGATGTCGCTCAGGGCCTGAATTACCTGAGGGCCACCGGCCTTCCAACTTGCCTTCTCATCAATTTCGGCAAGGCGAAGATCGAGGTTCGAAGGCTGGGAATGAAGCCTGGCGAGGGTACCGGGGGCATGGAACTCGAGGTCAAGGACGTTCAATAACACCGACTGCGACTCAACCCTGCGTCGGCCCTGCTAAAACGGGGATTAACGCAGATATATGGGATCAAAGGGGATATGTCCCACCTTGGCTTGCCCCTTCATCCTTGCACAGAAGCGCACCGGGTTTGCCGACAGCCCCTAGGAGCCTGTCTACGTAATAGAAGGCCCCGCGACGGCGCCCAGAAGCGCGAAAATCGAGCGCAAGGCCCGCAGGAGGATTAGGTCAATCCTTCAAGGGACTTGCACACGATTAGCGCGCTTCTGGGCACCGCCCTTCGGGTGATGGCAGCGGGCCCGGCGACTCTGCGTCAAGCTCGTCAAACGCAGTCCCGCTGCGTCTTTCCTCGCTTTCCTTGATTTGCCGGCCCGGTGCTATCATCGCGGGGCCTTCTATTACGTAGACAGGCTCCTAGAGAGGTGGGAATGGGGATCGTGGTGGGCGAACGGGTGTACAAGGCGGCCGAGTGGCTGGACCAGACCGGCTGGCAGAAGCTGCAGCGCATGGTGGTGGTCCTCCTCACGTGCTTCATCATCCTCTGGGCCCTGCGCCTGGTGTCCAAGGCCGTGGCCCGCTCCATGGCCACGGGCATGGGCGAGGCCAACCCGGAATCCCAGCGCCGGGCCAAGACCCTGGGCGAGGTGATCGGGAATTTCGCCCGGGTGCTGGTGGTCTCCTTCTTCATCCTGGAGACCCTGCAGGAGTTCAACGTCAACGTGGGCCCCCTGGTGGCGGGCGTGGGCATCGTGGGCGCCGCCATCGGCTTCGGCGCCCAGAACCTGGTGAAGGACGTCATCGGGGGCTTCTTCCTGCTGGTGGAGAACCAGTACGGGGTGGGCGACATCATCGCCGTGGGCGACAAGCACGTGGGCACGGTGGAGCGCATGACCTTCCGCATGACCATGCTGCGGGACATGGAGGGCCGGGCCCACTTCCTGCCCAACGGCAGCGTCACCGACGTCATCGTCCTCAGCAAGCAGTTCGCCAAGGCCCTGGTGGATGTGGAAGTGAGCCACGACGAGGACCTGGACCAGATCATGGCGGTGCTCCGGGAGGTGGGGACCGAGCTCATGGGGGCCCGGGAGGACGTGCTGGAACCCACGGAAGTGCTTGGTGTAGAAACCCTTACCGCAGCCGCCTGCACCATCCGCACCCTCACGAAATGCCTGCCCGGCCAGCAGTGGGCCGTGGCCCGGGAACTGCGGCGCCGGGTCCAGGTGCGCTTCAAGCTGGAGGGCTTCGGACGCCCCATCCCCCAGCGGATGATCATCAATCGCTAGTATCCATGGCTTTATTCGATTTCCCCTTGGGTTGCCGGGAACTTTTCAACGTTCGCCGCCACTCATTGGACTTGTGGGCTGGCCCCTTCCGCCGGACTTCCGGAAGGCAACCGGGGGCCCAGGTGATAGGATGAAAGGTCCCCCGCGTGGGGTTTTCAGAGGTCTGAAGCATGGAATACAACTATGAAGGCAGGACGATCTTCGGGGCCTCCCGCGCCGAGGAGCGCACGGCGTTCGTGCGCAGCGTCTATCTCTGGCTGATGGGCGGGTTCGCCGTGGCCGCGGTGGGGGCCCTGGCCTCCCCCTTCGTCCTCGCCTACCTGGTGGGGGCCCTGGGCCGCTTCTTCTTCTGGCCCATCCTCGGGGTCTACTTCGGCACGTTCTTCTGGGCCCAGAAGGTCAGCCGCACCCGGCCCCAGAACCGCTACGCCTACGCCGCCTTCACCTTCGTGGCGGGCATCATCGCGGGCATGGCCATGTTCGCGGCCATGCAGCAGTCGGGGCCCGGCATCGTGCTGGCGGCCCTGGGCATGACGGCGGCGGACTTCCTCGTGCTGAGCGCCGTGGCGCACGTCAGCAAGAAGGACTTCAGCTTCCTGGGCAGCTTCGTGACGGTGGGCCTGGTGGTGGCCATGGTGGCCATCCTCATCGGGTTCTTCGTGCAGATGGAGATCTTCCACCTGGCCATCTCGGCGGTCATCGTCATCGCCTGCTCCGCCAAGATCCTGTGGGACACCTCCCGCATGCTCCAGGGCGGCGACTACAGCGACGCGGCGGGCTTCGCCCTCTCCCTCTTCATCAGCCTCCTGAACATCTTCCTCAACCTCCTCCGCCTGCTCTCGGGCGGCCGCCGGAACTGATCACCCAAAGGATGTCCATGCTCCGCACCCTCGTTTGCACCACCTTCTCCCTCGTTCTGGCCGCCCAGACCCCCGCTCCCGCCCCCCAGGCGCCCGCTGCCCCGGCTCCGGTCAAGGAGGACAAGGTCCTCGCCACCCTGGGCACCACCGCCATCCGGGAATCGGATTTCGACCTCTTCCTGGCGGTTTCCCTGCCCGAGCAGCAGCGCGCCCAGGTCATGATGATGCCCGGCGCCCGGGAGCAGTACCTCAAGCGCTTCCTGGACTACCGGATCCTGGCCGCCAAGGCCCGCAAGGAGGGCATCGCCAAGGCCCCCGATTTCGCGAAGAAGATGCAGCTCATGGAGATGCAGGTCCTCATCCAGTCCCTGTTCGACCGCGACGGCAACGGGCTCAAGGCCAAGTCCACGGTCAAGGACGAGGACGTGAAGGCGTACTTCGATAAGCACCCGGACAAGTTCATGACCCCGGAGAACTTCAGCGCCCGCCACATCCTGGTGAGCACCCGGGCCCAGGGCACGGAGAAGGCCCGCACGGACGAGGAGGCCAAGGCCCGCATCAAGGAGATCCAGGAGGCCCTCAAGGCCGGCAAGTCCTTCGAGGAACTGGCCAAGACCTACTCCGACGACCCCGGCAGCAAGGACAGGGGCGGCCTCTACGACAACATGCCCTTCGGGCGCTTCGTGCCCGAATTCGACAAGGCCGTGCGCGACCAGAAGGCCGGCGAAGTGGGCGAGCCCGTGAAATCCATGCACGGCTACCATCTAATCAAGGTGGAGAAGATCACCCCCGCCGTTCCCCAGACCTTCGAGGCCGCCAAGGAGTCTGCCAAGCAGATGGCCGCCACGGACAATCAGGAAAAGGTCATGAACGAGTACATGGACGCGGCCCGCAAGGAGGTGGGCTTCCATGAAGGCGCGGCCCCCGCGGCCAAGGCGGCGCCCGCGCCCAAGGCGAAGAAGGGAGCCAAATGACTATCCGCGGGCTCGCGCTTCTCTCCCTCCCCTGCATCCTGATGGGCGCGCCGGAGGTGCGGGAGGAGATCCTGGTGGTGGTCAACGGCCACACCATCTCCCGCAGGGCCTTCCAACAAGCGGTTGAGCAGGAGACCGCCGCCCTCTACCGGCAGTTCTCCGGCAAGGTCCTGGACGAGAAGCTGAAGACGGCCCGCGAAAAGACCCTCCAGGGCCTCGTGGACAACTTCATCATCCAGGACAAGGCCGAGGATCTGGGCATCAAGCTGCGGGAAGACGACATCCGCAACTACATCGAAGACGTCAAGAAGCAGAACAACTTCGCCACCGATGCAGATTTCGAGCGGGCCCTCAAGGGTTCGCTCGGCATCGGCCTCCAGGCCTACATGAACCGGACCCGCACGGACATGCAGAAGCAGGAGGTGCTCCGGCGCGAGGTCTACTCCAAGATCGCCATCGAGGAGCAGGAGCTGCGGGCCTACTACCTGGACCACAAGGAGGAATACCGTCAGCCGCCCCGCTTCCGCATCCGGGAGCTGGTGCTCGCCAAGGGCGTAAGCGCCGAAGAGCAGGCCGCCACCCAGGCCGTGATCGCGAAGATCCAGGACGCCCTGAAGAAGGGCACCCCCTTCGAGGCGCTGGTGAAGGAGTACTCCACCAGCACCAGCCGCAGCACCGGCGGCGACCTGGGCTGGCTGGCCAAGGGGATCCTCCACGCCAATATCGAATCCGCCTCCCTGGCCCTCAAGCCCGAGGAGGTCTCGGCCCCCCTGGAGACCGACAAGAACGTCTACCTGGTGCAGCTCATCGAGGCCCAGCTGGACACCACCAAGCCGTTCGCGGAGGTGAAGGAGAAGATCCTGGAGAAGCTGCAGGAGCCCAAGGCCCAGAACGCGATCGAAAACTACATGTCGGGCTTGCGCATCCGCGCCAACGTCCGATACATGGTGGCGAAGGACGAGATCATCAAGGGGTGAACGTGCGTCTGGATCTGTTCCTGAAGAAGACCCACCTCGTCAAGCGCCGGGAACTGGCCCGGGAGCTTTGCGAGGAGGGGATGGTGCGGGTGGACGGCACCCCCCGCAAGGCCAGCTTCGAAGTGAAGGCGGGCGTGGAACTGGAATTCCCCCTGTACAACCGCCTCATCCGCGCCCGGGTCCTGAACGTCCCCGAAGGCAACGTGCCCCGGGGCGACCAGTGGACCTACATCGAGGTCCTGGAGGAGCGCTGGGCGCCCACGGACGACGCCCAGATGTCCGATCCCCTGGCGCCCAGGCCCAAGACCCCGACGTTCCACTAGGACCCGACCATGGCAGAGCAGGCAGCCCTCCGCACCCTCAAGGAGGGCGATTCCTTCAACGGCTTCCTCCTGGCCCAGGAAGTGGCCTTCAAGACCAGCGCCAAGGGCTCGGAATACCTGGAGCTCAAGCTGGGGGACGCTTCCGGGGACCTCAAGGGCTTCCTGTGGGACCTGCGGGCGGTGGAGGGGGACCTGGACCTCGTGGCCCCCGACGCCTTCCTGAAGGTGAAGGGCC is a genomic window containing:
- a CDS encoding IS5 family transposase (programmed frameshift) — protein: MPRSFLTDVMWDKLVPLLPPEKGETGRPYNAHRPWLEAILWKHRTGAPWRDLPEEFGSWRSIYSRFNRWSKVGLWQAALEVLRQDADTEWLMIDSTVIRAHQHASGAEKGGSKQAIGRSRGGLSTKVHLVCDSHGNPIDFVLTGGQTHDCTQSCTLLMGRTAVAVLADKGYDDNRTRSTIQEMGAEVVIPSRLCRKVPIDYDAFLYRARHAVENLFAKMKHFRSLATRYDKTTRNYAAMVAIACLVIWLKL
- a CDS encoding GxxExxY protein; the protein is MPIQDPLTQQIIGFCYRIANTLGHGFVEKVYENALAFEFRKARLAFAQQQKVEVFYEGERVGHYKADLIVERRVIVEVKAIQALSEVDVAQGLNYLRATGLPTCLLINFGKAKIEVRRLGMKPGEGTGGMELEVKDVQ
- a CDS encoding mechanosensitive ion channel family protein encodes the protein MGIVVGERVYKAAEWLDQTGWQKLQRMVVVLLTCFIILWALRLVSKAVARSMATGMGEANPESQRRAKTLGEVIGNFARVLVVSFFILETLQEFNVNVGPLVAGVGIVGAAIGFGAQNLVKDVIGGFFLLVENQYGVGDIIAVGDKHVGTVERMTFRMTMLRDMEGRAHFLPNGSVTDVIVLSKQFAKALVDVEVSHDEDLDQIMAVLREVGTELMGAREDVLEPTEVLGVETLTAAACTIRTLTKCLPGQQWAVARELRRRVQVRFKLEGFGRPIPQRMIINR
- a CDS encoding Bax inhibitor-1/YccA family protein — translated: MEYNYEGRTIFGASRAEERTAFVRSVYLWLMGGFAVAAVGALASPFVLAYLVGALGRFFFWPILGVYFGTFFWAQKVSRTRPQNRYAYAAFTFVAGIIAGMAMFAAMQQSGPGIVLAALGMTAADFLVLSAVAHVSKKDFSFLGSFVTVGLVVAMVAILIGFFVQMEIFHLAISAVIVIACSAKILWDTSRMLQGGDYSDAAGFALSLFISLLNIFLNLLRLLSGGRRN
- a CDS encoding peptidylprolyl isomerase — protein: MLRTLVCTTFSLVLAAQTPAPAPQAPAAPAPVKEDKVLATLGTTAIRESDFDLFLAVSLPEQQRAQVMMMPGAREQYLKRFLDYRILAAKARKEGIAKAPDFAKKMQLMEMQVLIQSLFDRDGNGLKAKSTVKDEDVKAYFDKHPDKFMTPENFSARHILVSTRAQGTEKARTDEEAKARIKEIQEALKAGKSFEELAKTYSDDPGSKDRGGLYDNMPFGRFVPEFDKAVRDQKAGEVGEPVKSMHGYHLIKVEKITPAVPQTFEAAKESAKQMAATDNQEKVMNEYMDAARKEVGFHEGAAPAAKAAPAPKAKKGAK
- a CDS encoding peptidylprolyl isomerase, encoding MTIRGLALLSLPCILMGAPEVREEILVVVNGHTISRRAFQQAVEQETAALYRQFSGKVLDEKLKTAREKTLQGLVDNFIIQDKAEDLGIKLREDDIRNYIEDVKKQNNFATDADFERALKGSLGIGLQAYMNRTRTDMQKQEVLRREVYSKIAIEEQELRAYYLDHKEEYRQPPRFRIRELVLAKGVSAEEQAATQAVIAKIQDALKKGTPFEALVKEYSTSTSRSTGGDLGWLAKGILHANIESASLALKPEEVSAPLETDKNVYLVQLIEAQLDTTKPFAEVKEKILEKLQEPKAQNAIENYMSGLRIRANVRYMVAKDEIIKG
- a CDS encoding S4 domain-containing protein; this encodes MRLDLFLKKTHLVKRRELARELCEEGMVRVDGTPRKASFEVKAGVELEFPLYNRLIRARVLNVPEGNVPRGDQWTYIEVLEERWAPTDDAQMSDPLAPRPKTPTFH